One window from the genome of Pieris rapae chromosome 8, ilPieRapa1.1, whole genome shotgun sequence encodes:
- the LOC110996250 gene encoding uncharacterized protein LOC110996250, giving the protein MAHLVQILAKQKRMEHNPRRRRGRTRATLIQTRSFAPKSKISSFFDSLCNLLIMSSLMGVIFLSLEHHCNVCRSKCDVFNIAKELNDISNNLTDMKNSYTYLESRILKFSEELPKIEGQVDILEALANTIERGHFGWNPKTHLALPNVDVFLNGDFNVKRANKTKISSQ; this is encoded by the exons ATGGCGCACCTTG TGCAAATTCTGgctaaacaaaaaagaatgGAACACAATCCTAGGCGACGTCGTGGAAGAACAAGGGCAACATTAATTCAGACACGATCTTTTGCGCCTAAATCAAAAATTTCTTCATTTTTTGATAGTCTTTGTAACCTGCTTATCATGTCGAGTTTGATGggagttatttttttgtcattggAACACCATTGTAATGTATGCAGAAGCAAGTGTGATGTGTTCAATATTGCAAAAGAACTCAATGATATAAGT AATAATTTGACGGACATGAAAAACTCCTACACTTATTTGGAATCTCGTATCCTCAAATTTTCTGAAGAGCTACCAAAAATAGAAGGTCAAGTGGACATTTTAGAAGCATTAGCAAATACAATAGAACGGGGTCACTTTGGATGGAACCCGAAAACGCATCTGGCTCTTCCAAACGTCGACGTCTTTCTGAATGGAGATTTCAATGTCAAAAgagcaaataaaacaaaaatatcatcgcaataa
- the LOC110996245 gene encoding myophilin isoform X1: MANNRAAKSGFAAEAQRKINSKYSEELAEECLEWIKVITGENIDTSGDMDNFYEILKDGTLLCKLANHIKPGQVKKINESKMAFKCMENINAFLEAAKIFGVPAQETFQTVDLWERQNLNSVVICLQSLGRKAHNYGMPSIGPKEAEKNVRNFTEEQLRAGQGVISLQYGSNKGATQSGINFGNTRHM, translated from the exons ATGGCAAACAACAGAGCAGCGAAATCTGGATTTGCCGCCGAGGCTCAAAGAAAG ATTAACAGCAAGTACAGTGAAGAATTAGCGGAGGAATGCTTAGAATGGATCAAAGTGATCACCGGCGAAAATATCGACACGTCCGGGGACATGGACAACTTCTATGAGATACTTAAAGATGGCACTCTTCTTTGCAA ATTGGCGAACCACATAAAACCTGGCCAGGTGAAGAAAATCAACGAATCTAAAATGGCGTTCAAATGTATGGAGAACATTAACGCGTTCCTTGAAGCCGCCAAAATATTCGGCGTACCCGCGCAGGAAACCTTCCAGACCGTTGATCTGTGGGAAAGGCAGAACCTCAACTCCGTAGTTATCTGCTTACAGTCGCTTGGTAgaaaa GCCCATAACTATGGTATGCCATCAATAGGACCCAAGGAAGCGGAGAAGAACGTTCGCAACTTCACTGAAGAACAGCTCCGGGCAGGTCAAGGTGTTATTTCGCTTCAATACGGCTCCAACAAAGGCGCCACTCAGAGCGGAATCAACTTTGGCAACACTAGACATATGTAA
- the LOC110996245 gene encoding myophilin isoform X2 encodes METSSQVNINSKYSEELAEECLEWIKVITGENIDTSGDMDNFYEILKDGTLLCKLANHIKPGQVKKINESKMAFKCMENINAFLEAAKIFGVPAQETFQTVDLWERQNLNSVVICLQSLGRKAHNYGMPSIGPKEAEKNVRNFTEEQLRAGQGVISLQYGSNKGATQSGINFGNTRHM; translated from the exons ATGGAGACCTCGTCTCAAGTAAAC ATTAACAGCAAGTACAGTGAAGAATTAGCGGAGGAATGCTTAGAATGGATCAAAGTGATCACCGGCGAAAATATCGACACGTCCGGGGACATGGACAACTTCTATGAGATACTTAAAGATGGCACTCTTCTTTGCAA ATTGGCGAACCACATAAAACCTGGCCAGGTGAAGAAAATCAACGAATCTAAAATGGCGTTCAAATGTATGGAGAACATTAACGCGTTCCTTGAAGCCGCCAAAATATTCGGCGTACCCGCGCAGGAAACCTTCCAGACCGTTGATCTGTGGGAAAGGCAGAACCTCAACTCCGTAGTTATCTGCTTACAGTCGCTTGGTAgaaaa GCCCATAACTATGGTATGCCATCAATAGGACCCAAGGAAGCGGAGAAGAACGTTCGCAACTTCACTGAAGAACAGCTCCGGGCAGGTCAAGGTGTTATTTCGCTTCAATACGGCTCCAACAAAGGCGCCACTCAGAGCGGAATCAACTTTGGCAACACTAGACATATGTAA